A single genomic interval of Archaeoglobaceae archaeon harbors:
- a CDS encoding CDP-alcohol phosphatidyltransferase family protein: MTNLVYRRISMPIAVKISKKQISPNFITTLAFIVGLISAVVLFYNPLVSVALILISQILDCVDGDLARITGRVSAKGAYLDRLFDRFVDFALIFAIAIYSQLWIEGFLALFATLSVSMTRLMAEKEGIECKVGIAGRDTRILIIMLGILLKDFGGILASLWLLCILGFFTTLQRILHTIRKMESDQ; the protein is encoded by the coding sequence TTGACAAATCTCGTCTACAGGAGGATTTCAATGCCCATAGCAGTGAAAATAAGCAAAAAGCAAATCTCTCCAAATTTTATAACGACTTTAGCTTTTATAGTTGGTCTCATATCTGCGGTTGTTTTGTTTTACAATCCCCTCGTTTCTGTGGCTCTAATTCTAATATCACAAATCTTGGATTGCGTTGATGGCGATCTCGCAAGAATTACTGGCAGAGTTTCGGCAAAAGGAGCGTATCTTGACAGATTGTTCGACCGCTTTGTTGATTTCGCTCTAATTTTTGCAATCGCAATTTATTCTCAGCTTTGGATTGAGGGTTTTCTCGCCCTTTTTGCAACTCTCAGCGTTTCCATGACACGGCTTATGGCGGAAAAAGAGGGCATAGAGTGCAAAGTTGGAATTGCTGGTAGAGATACGAGAATTCTAATAATAATGCTTGGAATCCTTTTAAAGGATTTTGGAGGGATTTTAGCTTCACTCTGGCTTCTCTGCATACTCGGATTTTTCACGACTTTGCAAAGAATTTTGCACACAATCAGAAAGATGGAAAGCGATCAGTAG